A section of the Methanoregula formicica SMSP genome encodes:
- a CDS encoding alpha/beta fold hydrolase has product MSNEILAWHSYGGMVITGIAARMSGRIRRLVYVDAALPDPGESLFDQFDKGGVNPLSFTGLEAAAAYVEKITFDPHALRGIQKTYVRCSKSEFAPVTRVAKQKTAAEGGWRYLELLTSHVPMATQPQRFYRVMLEAGWA; this is encoded by the coding sequence GTGAGCAACGAGATTCTCGCTTGGCACAGCTATGGCGGGATGGTAATAACCGGTATTGCAGCGCGGATGTCTGGACGAATCCGCCGGCTGGTTTATGTCGATGCAGCCCTGCCGGACCCGGGAGAGTCGCTCTTTGACCAGTTCGACAAAGGAGGGGTCAATCCGCTCTCGTTTACCGGGCTGGAAGCTGCCGCGGCTTACGTAGAGAAGATCACGTTTGATCCCCATGCCTTGCGAGGGATCCAAAAGACCTACGTGCGCTGTTCAAAAAGCGAGTTTGCACCGGTCACAAGGGTGGCAAAGCAGAAGACCGCAGCGGAGGGAGGGTGGAGGTATCTCGAACTCCTGACATCCCATGTGCCGATGGCCACACAGCCTCAGCGGTTTTACCGGGTGATGCTGGAAGCAGGGTGGGCGTAA
- a CDS encoding radical SAM/SPASM domain-containing protein, with protein sequence MIEGQRYAVDGNSGVFFKLDEIAAEALSLAVTGIPHEDIKKQLSQTHDPEKIVDTLVELDQIIADGIVFGPDPFSGDSLIADTGISTICLIVSQDCNLRCPYCYAKEGTFGRSRGYMSPEIAEHAVDFLIQQSGAIRELGITFFGGEPLLNLDTIKHTVEYARRKATANHKQVGFSMTTNATLLTPTVQKYILDNDIGLMVSLDGPREIHDSMRHFSDGRGSHNIVQNNLMNILKDQNRIPVAVRATMTRDCMELVQIAEHLWETGSTDVAVEPCLDPSGTLGIRTEDLDIIKSKYLELARIYLNSACSGRYVPFYQFEEFASRAGRISLRPISCGAALNYLAVSADGSLYPCHKMIEIDDYRLGDVYTGITKPEIVEKIRNLRPKSLEKCSGCWARYICGGGCRAHSLIFNQDITKPCLFDCEMSRYFTELGAFIFSELNSYGDITAGGGERGH encoded by the coding sequence ATGATTGAAGGACAACGGTATGCCGTTGATGGAAACAGCGGTGTTTTTTTCAAACTAGACGAGATTGCTGCTGAAGCCTTGAGTCTGGCAGTCACCGGGATTCCACACGAAGATATTAAAAAACAACTCAGCCAGACGCACGATCCCGAGAAGATCGTAGATACTCTTGTCGAACTCGACCAGATCATAGCAGATGGCATAGTATTTGGACCGGATCCGTTTTCTGGAGATTCCCTGATTGCAGATACCGGTATCAGTACCATATGTCTTATTGTATCGCAAGACTGCAACCTCCGGTGCCCCTATTGTTATGCTAAAGAGGGAACGTTTGGTCGGAGCCGGGGATACATGTCACCGGAGATCGCTGAACATGCTGTGGATTTCCTTATTCAACAATCCGGAGCAATCCGGGAACTCGGCATCACGTTCTTTGGGGGGGAGCCGCTCCTGAATCTCGATACGATCAAACACACTGTTGAGTACGCTAGGAGAAAAGCTACCGCAAACCATAAACAGGTCGGATTTTCCATGACAACAAACGCAACACTCCTTACACCCACGGTCCAGAAATATATCTTGGATAACGATATCGGTCTGATGGTGAGTCTTGACGGGCCACGGGAGATCCATGACTCGATGCGTCATTTCTCTGACGGGCGAGGTTCACACAATATCGTGCAAAATAATCTCATGAATATCCTTAAGGATCAAAATCGCATTCCGGTAGCGGTCCGAGCAACCATGACGCGGGATTGCATGGAGCTTGTCCAGATTGCCGAACATCTTTGGGAGACCGGGAGTACGGATGTGGCGGTGGAGCCCTGCTTGGATCCATCAGGAACGTTGGGAATCAGAACTGAAGATCTGGATATAATAAAGAGTAAATATCTGGAACTGGCCCGGATATATCTGAATTCTGCATGTAGTGGCCGATATGTCCCATTCTACCAGTTTGAGGAGTTCGCATCACGTGCCGGAAGGATCAGCCTCCGGCCCATTTCCTGCGGGGCGGCATTAAACTATCTGGCGGTCTCTGCTGACGGATCCCTGTACCCTTGCCACAAAATGATTGAGATAGATGATTACCGGCTTGGGGATGTTTATACGGGGATAACGAAACCCGAAATCGTCGAGAAAATACGGAACCTCCGGCCCAAGTCTCTGGAAAAATGTTCCGGGTGCTGGGCAAGGTATATCTGCGGGGGGGGTTGTCGTGCTCATTCTCTTATATTCAACCAGGATATTACCAAACCCTGCCTGTTTGACTGTGAGATGAGCCGGTATTTCACTGAACTTGGCGCCTTCATCTTCTCGGAACTGAACAGTTACGGAGATATCACTGCCGGGGGTGGGGAAAGAGGACATTGA
- a CDS encoding helix-turn-helix transcriptional regulator — MSDLLAVTTSSEKRKRLLLFLAAGPRTWDEIKDTLHVTATGILPQIKILEDQKLLCREGRQFYLTETGQLIVRFLGPFDGALAVLGQQRKFWEDHNIHALPEEFLLRIGELEKIQIIECCVEDSFEPHTEFIASLQQASRIKGISPIVHPRYPNLFLNLAKENKSISLILTKSAFEKIKREYYNMLMEGLGYANASLFIYPDDIHFAYIVTDYCFSISFFLNNGLFDSKQDLISTSKSALRFGEDLFTFYQNRSERLNA, encoded by the coding sequence ATGTCCGATCTCCTGGCTGTCACAACATCATCGGAAAAACGGAAGAGACTTCTCCTCTTTCTGGCTGCTGGCCCCCGAACCTGGGACGAGATCAAGGACACACTGCATGTAACTGCAACGGGAATCCTCCCCCAGATCAAGATTCTCGAGGACCAGAAACTGCTCTGCAGGGAAGGGCGACAGTTCTATCTCACCGAGACCGGGCAGCTGATCGTCCGGTTCCTCGGACCATTTGACGGCGCACTTGCCGTTCTGGGACAGCAGAGGAAATTCTGGGAGGATCATAATATCCATGCACTCCCGGAAGAGTTCCTCCTGCGTATAGGGGAGCTGGAAAAGATCCAGATTATTGAGTGCTGTGTTGAGGATAGCTTCGAACCCCACACAGAGTTCATTGCATCCCTGCAGCAGGCATCCCGGATCAAAGGAATTTCCCCTATCGTGCATCCCCGCTACCCAAATCTGTTCCTGAACCTGGCAAAAGAGAATAAATCAATCTCCCTTATCCTGACAAAAAGTGCATTTGAAAAGATCAAACGAGAGTATTACAATATGTTGATGGAGGGCCTCGGTTATGCGAATGCCAGCCTGTTTATCTACCCGGACGACATTCATTTCGCCTATATCGTAACGGATTACTGTTTTTCCATCTCATTCTTCCTGAACAACGGATTGTTTGATTCAAAACAGGACCTCATCTCGACAAGTAAATCAGCACTAAGGTTCGGGGAGGACCTCTTCACATTCTATCAGAACCGGTCTGAACGGCTCAATGCGTAA
- a CDS encoding radical SAM protein translates to MSSSFLRRLQVKALTAGFSTMQRWGKTPPPKTVIWECTRDCTMACIHGGASSGCDTAGDELSTAAISGIVRDPAGLGVRRFLVTGGEPLLRADLLDVLELAKKGGMETGFSTNGLAVSEANIGRIVRVAASVQVSVDGTEKTHDALRKTPRVHSLVQYKP, encoded by the coding sequence ATGAGCAGTTCTTTTCTCCGGAGATTACAGGTCAAGGCCCTTACTGCAGGGTTCAGCACCATGCAACGATGGGGGAAGACACCGCCACCAAAGACCGTGATATGGGAGTGTACCCGGGATTGCACGATGGCATGCATCCACGGCGGGGCATCGTCGGGGTGTGATACTGCTGGGGATGAACTGTCAACGGCGGCGATATCGGGAATTGTCCGGGACCCTGCAGGTCTTGGCGTGAGAAGGTTTCTCGTTACCGGAGGCGAACCGCTCTTACGTGCAGATCTCCTCGATGTCCTGGAACTGGCAAAAAAAGGGGGCATGGAGACGGGATTTTCCACAAACGGGCTGGCAGTATCGGAGGCAAACATCGGGAGAATTGTCCGGGTTGCCGCCTCGGTGCAGGTCAGCGTGGATGGAACCGAAAAGACCCACGATGCCCTGCGAAAGACCCCCCGGGTGCATTCTCTGGTGCAATACAAGCCCTGA
- a CDS encoding UbiA family prenyltransferase: MDYRLSATAALLNASCLTALSGSARLYLAFLLAGLPPDCLACFAAGLVIYSTYTLDRVFASSEDKINRTDYAHARRDIGVAVTFVAFITGTALFCSRNIWVAPFIPFFIGYLYSKGIRIGNLRLRLKGSLGGKNLVIGLTWGGTIAMVIAGSDVSILSVLVVFLFFFGKLFINSVIYDMKDTLGDMSAGIRTLPVVLGENNTRLVLAGIFIFIHLLVALSMTFGLLSQEIVILTVSSLTTCLILVFYSSALETSVSWLMRNLRISLIDCEAPVTVLIRFAITH, translated from the coding sequence GTGGACTACAGATTATCGGCGACTGCTGCTCTCCTTAATGCATCCTGCCTGACGGCTCTTTCTGGCAGTGCCCGCCTTTATCTGGCGTTTCTCCTTGCAGGGTTGCCGCCAGATTGTCTGGCCTGTTTTGCCGCCGGGTTGGTAATTTATTCTACATACACACTGGACCGTGTGTTCGCTTCCAGCGAAGATAAGATAAACCGTACGGATTACGCACATGCCAGAAGGGATATCGGAGTTGCTGTAACGTTTGTGGCATTCATTACCGGCACTGCATTATTCTGTTCGCGGAATATCTGGGTAGCCCCATTTATTCCATTTTTCATTGGATACTTGTACTCGAAAGGGATCAGAATTGGTAACCTCCGGTTGAGGCTCAAGGGCAGTCTCGGCGGGAAAAACCTGGTGATAGGGTTGACATGGGGGGGAACAATCGCCATGGTTATTGCAGGCTCTGATGTCAGTATCCTGTCAGTGTTGGTGGTTTTCCTTTTCTTTTTTGGGAAATTGTTCATCAATTCCGTGATTTACGACATGAAAGATACATTAGGTGATATGAGTGCGGGAATCCGGACTCTGCCCGTGGTCCTTGGAGAGAATAACACCCGTCTCGTGCTTGCCGGTATTTTCATTTTCATCCATCTTCTCGTTGCTCTGTCTATGACCTTTGGATTATTATCTCAAGAAATTGTTATCTTAACAGTCAGTTCCCTGACCACATGTCTAATCCTCGTTTTCTATTCTAGCGCACTGGAAACCTCTGTCTCCTGGCTTATGAGGAATCTCCGGATCTCATTAATCGATTGCGAAGCCCCGGTAACCGTTCTTATCCGGTTTGCCATTACGCATTGA
- a CDS encoding SPASM domain-containing protein has translation MHRLDFFFCGAVIIAGDLRKETFEKIWEQGSFPCRNEGLPHISRECRECTVLDLCRGGCQVMWLGEIHCTKERVSHPAW, from the coding sequence ATCCACCGGCTGGACTTCTTCTTCTGTGGAGCCGTAATCATCGCCGGAGACCTGCGAAAGGAGACGTTCGAGAAGATCTGGGAGCAGGGATCTTTCCCCTGCCGTAACGAGGGACTTCCTCACATCTCCAGGGAATGCCGGGAGTGTACGGTACTGGATCTCTGCAGGGGAGGGTGCCAGGTGATGTGGTTGGGAGAGATACACTGCACAAAGGAACGGGTGAGTCATCCTGCATGGTGA
- a CDS encoding ATP-binding protein, giving the protein MKRMQNNHNPLHPPTHKRKPDTNCDTRFEDLAELLPQIVFELDEDLRFTFFNWSAIDIIGHAYDEQAEDRAGIFDIVCEPDREKVRSFFTRIQQDVTSGHIECCITAHDGRKIPAIIYASPIIGEKRIAGVHGVIVDISEQARLEKALALTNQKLNMMNSVTRHDVLNSITGVLGLCDMLAATTTDRDAKELAAGIRDQVVRIKDQILFTKDYQSVGVKAPQWQGLCQCVRDAAAAVGRESIHIHLPANDARIYADPLFGRVFYNLIDNSIRHGGPVRNIAVETETVPDGSLIIRYRDDGCGIPPHEKQKIFEQGYGKNTGFGLFFIREVLAITGLAIRETGEVGKGVVFEITVPKETWRVPG; this is encoded by the coding sequence ATGAAACGAATGCAAAACAACCATAATCCCCTCCATCCCCCAACGCATAAGCGGAAACCGGACACCAACTGCGATACCCGGTTCGAAGACCTTGCTGAGCTCCTCCCCCAGATCGTCTTCGAGCTTGATGAAGATCTCAGGTTCACGTTCTTCAACTGGAGCGCTATCGATATCATCGGGCATGCCTACGACGAGCAGGCAGAGGACCGGGCCGGCATCTTCGATATCGTCTGCGAGCCCGACCGGGAGAAAGTCAGGTCCTTTTTCACCCGCATCCAGCAGGATGTGACCAGCGGCCATATCGAGTGCTGCATCACTGCTCACGACGGCCGGAAGATCCCGGCCATCATCTACGCCTCGCCGATCATCGGGGAGAAGCGGATCGCAGGGGTCCACGGCGTTATCGTCGATATCTCGGAGCAGGCCCGGCTCGAGAAGGCCCTTGCGCTCACCAACCAGAAACTGAACATGATGAACAGCGTGACCCGGCACGATGTGTTGAACAGCATCACCGGCGTCCTCGGGCTCTGCGATATGCTCGCTGCAACGACAACGGACCGCGATGCAAAAGAACTCGCTGCCGGTATCCGTGACCAGGTCGTCAGGATAAAAGACCAGATCCTCTTCACGAAAGATTACCAGAGTGTCGGTGTGAAAGCACCACAATGGCAGGGGCTCTGCCAGTGCGTCAGGGACGCGGCAGCGGCAGTCGGGAGGGAGTCGATCCATATTCACCTGCCCGCAAACGATGCCCGGATCTATGCGGACCCGCTCTTTGGCAGGGTGTTCTACAACCTGATCGACAACAGCATCCGGCACGGGGGACCGGTCCGGAACATCGCGGTGGAGACGGAGACCGTCCCGGACGGGAGCCTCATCATCCGCTACCGGGATGACGGGTGCGGCATTCCGCCTCATGAGAAACAGAAGATCTTCGAGCAGGGATACGGCAAGAATACCGGTTTCGGACTGTTCTTTATCCGTGAGGTGCTGGCTATCACCGGTCTTGCCATTCGGGAGACCGGTGAGGTCGGAAAGGGCGTTGTGTTCGAGATCACGGTGCCGAAAGAGACGTGGCGCGTTCCCGGATAA
- a CDS encoding C13 family peptidase translates to MEIYKTLVTKCGYPKANITVLYADGSPHDLDGDGASEISASATKANLLNAFTTMKTKVTANDLFFFYSTNHGGQVTTGTNKAKLWLWNAEFIQDTEFAVCLDAMSYKLAILTMEQCYSGGFLDNLQGANRVIATACRWDQVSWACDSHGNYDEFVYHWTAAVRGQQPDGTVVDASGGDGKVTLKEAFDYAKANDSTAEEPQYYENPAGIGSQYTLCGPLTIIDTCGSYARHLCLVRDGSICTPISRIIRCIPLSRIIPDCIPLIRHTCTPLSRFLCTPISRLIGPGCPSRIIAPICQPLSKIIPEFTETATCTAKQFVQPPCGRHVRLPDDMTVRIRPEELVMTQYNEVKSSYIQTIQDMMSSGYSNDEVADTLENLAVQLQEDLADILNSAQQLRASNRHFSRLTR, encoded by the coding sequence ATGGAGATCTACAAAACCCTCGTAACAAAGTGTGGTTACCCGAAAGCAAATATCACTGTTCTCTATGCCGATGGAAGCCCGCATGATCTCGATGGAGATGGTGCAAGCGAGATCAGTGCCTCGGCCACAAAGGCAAATCTCCTGAACGCATTCACTACCATGAAAACAAAAGTCACGGCCAACGACCTCTTCTTCTTCTACTCAACGAATCATGGCGGGCAGGTTACGACCGGCACGAACAAAGCCAAACTCTGGCTCTGGAATGCTGAATTCATACAGGATACTGAATTTGCTGTTTGTCTTGACGCGATGTCCTACAAGCTCGCTATCCTGACCATGGAGCAGTGTTACAGCGGCGGATTCCTTGATAATCTCCAGGGGGCCAACCGGGTTATTGCAACGGCCTGCCGTTGGGATCAGGTATCATGGGCATGCGACTCGCACGGTAACTATGATGAATTCGTCTATCACTGGACAGCTGCTGTCAGAGGCCAGCAACCCGACGGTACAGTTGTCGATGCGAGCGGAGGCGACGGCAAGGTAACGTTAAAGGAGGCGTTTGACTATGCCAAAGCCAACGACAGTACTGCGGAGGAGCCACAGTACTACGAGAATCCGGCAGGTATCGGCAGCCAATACACGCTATGCGGGCCGTTAACTATTATCGATACCTGTGGCAGTTATGCACGCCATCTTTGTCTTGTACGGGATGGTAGTATCTGCACACCAATAAGCCGGATCATCCGCTGCATTCCACTCTCCCGCATCATACCGGACTGTATACCTCTAATCCGTCACACATGCACTCCGCTCTCTCGGTTCCTATGCACACCGATCAGCCGGTTAATTGGCCCTGGTTGTCCTTCGCGGATAATCGCACCAATCTGTCAGCCGCTTAGTAAAATTATTCCAGAATTCACGGAGACGGCAACCTGCACAGCCAAACAATTCGTTCAGCCACCCTGTGGCCGGCATGTACGTCTACCTGACGATATGACAGTAAGAATCCGTCCCGAAGAACTTGTCATGACACAATATAACGAGGTGAAATCATCCTACATCCAGACTATCCAGGACATGATGAGCTCGGGATATTCCAATGATGAGGTAGCAGACACTCTGGAGAACCTTGCGGTTCAGCTCCAGGAGGATTTGGCGGATATACTCAATTCTGCCCAGCAGTTGAGAGCATCCAACAGGCATTTCAGCCGCCTTACACGCTGA